Within Gouania willdenowi chromosome 24, fGouWil2.1, whole genome shotgun sequence, the genomic segment GGATTGagctgtgctttaaaaaaaaaaataataattgtcatgATTTCAGGTGAGAACTTATGAACGGCTGTAAACCATGTGAGCTTAAATCTTATGACCGTGTTTCCACAACATTAAGCTTGTGTCTAGAAAACACGTCTGTCACATGCACACCTGAGACCAGAGACCCAGAGActtcagctcttttttttttttaaacttcccaGACAAAGGCTCACACTGTAACACTTTCATTTGTATCTTAGTAAAAAGGATTAAATTGAACAGAATATGAAGGGTGAAACAACTGCCTCGCTGTGAGCCCCCGGGAAGTGACAATCAACTCACATTAGTAGAAGCTTTTTCAGCCCAAATCCGTCAGATTTAACCAAAAGGCTTCAGCTTAGACAGATGTGGAGGTTGTTCCACCTTCTACCTCTGATCCTGCACAGCTTTTACTGGCTTTTTCTTTTACTGAACAGCTGCACTCGGGCATTGCAGCCTGTTGCGTAAGCACTATTTGCtgcaagtttttttcttttatcgtGGCCCCAACCACCACGGCAATCAGGATTGGCCATGGGCTATTTGATGCAGCACAAGCTGGATTCACTAAAAATGAACCAGTGCCACTAAATGCAACCCTAATTTATCTAAATTGCTTTAATTCTACGTCACTGGCGTTATTTAAACAGTACTCTAGTGTTCCCACTgagatttgtcttttttttttaattctttcacAGTGATGGAGAGGAgaatgtgcatgaatgttgcaatcataattgacttttgtaattgtaattagcatggagattaaataaaaattacaaaacaattaCGCAAACCTTGGGAataatgttacagttctattacttacacatatgtagtcattaaaatgtgtttcagatcaacttttcccactacatgtcagttctcttgaggatcatttttaaaaaatacaaaaaaaaaatcttgggaTATAGTGATGCGAAACACCCAtaccaaaattattaaaaccaatatttccATGGGAAAGGAAGcctaacaacaaaaacaagagatgaaaaacaaattggatgacaacattttttgtgtattttacagttgatttaagacatgggtcaaaatgaCCCGTTATCGTAAGTGaagtgatgctaacagaaagctaacacaagagttttgtggggttatttattaaaggctctgtaattgtgttttattgttattgtaattgaactttaataatgGAAAACGTaagttgtaattggaaaaaatgctttttactgtaatcataattgagttgtaattaaacatgaataattgaagacataattgtaattgttgatCCTAACCCTGGTAGGGCTTAAGAAATATTTTTGCCTAAACAAAAGTAACAGTGGTAAGACAGTAGGCTACAGTTAGCTGTTTGAAAGGTTTAGTTGTACATTTTCTCCCTGTGTTAAATTCCTGCGGTGGCTTTATCAGAATCCACAGGATGAAACCAACCGAGAGCGGAGAgagcagattaaaaaaaaaaagaataaaaactctCTTATCTCTCTGTAGTTACACACAAAAACCAAAGCACACACTTAGAGCAACACACACATGCTTCGACAAGCAGAAGGACAACTGTGTTATTGTGGGTAGCCGTCATTCTACTGACTGCGTCTGTATACGCACACGTGAGTCAGACTCTATTTTTAGACGTGCTTATAAACGGCCAACCCAGTGTGCCTCAGACAGTCGTGCGCTCGCGCTCGTTGGTGACAGTCGCATCAAGTCACCGATCGCACTTtgaaacttttgtttttgtagttttcattTCAATCTTTCTTTCACTTCCTATTTCTGCGTCTTCTGTATGACATTTCCCTCCGTCCTTCTACTGTGCTtctgaaaacacacatcaaGTGCACTTTGTTGTCAACACACAACCCCATGGCAAAACAGTCCTGGGAGGAGATAAGAAACTGTCTGACTTTATTTGTACTTATTAACTAAATTCATGGCCATGTGACTAATAGGAGCTCTGGGGCAGAACAGTAACTGCTCTATAAACATTGACACACAACTAACCACTTATCATGAATTACTCTGCCTGTGTGTGCTTAGCTCGTAAAAAAAGGAGCGTTTGCAAACAGCTCTACTCTTTtctcgacttttttttttttttttgttattgcttaAAGCTTTCCCGACACTCAATCTGAGGAGTCAAGTAAAGGGCACAACTGATAAGAACAATACAATAAACTTAAGATATTATGAGAAGGAAGGCATGAAGGCTTtggatttatattattttattatatatctgTCTGTGTGAACCAGCACACtaagtcaaatacaattacttTATTGCGTTACACTGGAACCTCCTGTTGAAATAAAgccgttttttttactctaactgacaaaatattattaactagcaagaaaaagtaaaaacagaagTTGTGTTCAGGCTACGTGGAACTCAAGTGTTTTGTGTCGAGTCTAGCCAGAACGTGAGCTTGATTAGTGTCGGTCAGTTATGCTGAAGTGGAAAGCAATAAGGAAAAAAATTTAAGGATGCGTTCACGAAAATGAATATCCTAGAGTGGTTAAAAACGTTCTGGGTTCTTCATTTGCTCAGATAGTCCGCCTCCTTTGTGTtatgtgaacacgcaaacaaagtctagataGATAGTTTTGGCAAGACCTTCATAGTTTCCAATCGAGTCTAGGGCGATAGCTTTGGCCAGACTCGGAGTGTTTCCAATTGAGTCTAGAGCGATAAATCTGGCCAGACTTGAGGTGTTTCCAATCGAGTCTAGGGCAATGGTTTTGACAAGACTCCTAGTGTTAGCAATCAAGTATAGAGCAAAAGTTCTGGCTAAACTCAGAGGGTTTCCAATCGAGTCTTGAGCGATTGATTTGGCCAGACTTTAAGCGTTTCCAATCGAGTCTAGGGCGATTCAGCTGCGCTCTCAGCTCAGACTAAACACAGGAAGTTTCGACGATGGGGCAGGATACCCTGGGACTATATCGGTGCAAAACACCCAAGGCAGTTCAGGATTGTGCGTCCCAGTAATATCCATGACTTCAAGCTGATGTTCAAATTGTGCGTATGGGTCAAGGGTCAGAACTGAAAGCGTACCGGTTCGACATGATCCAGGTGGAACTTGTCTCCTATCTCCCGGAGTTTGCGACCAATTTGCACCTCGACACTCAGCTCTGCCTGCTCTCCGGGCCTTTCTGCCATCCTGTTGTTTTCCTCTCTTCTGGcaacctcctcctcttcctcttcaatTTGGCTCTGCCCTCTGTCTTCCATGGGCTCGAATTGAGCAGGAAAGTGAGATCGCAATCCAGCATTgcctgaaaagaaaaacatcctACTTCTTAAAATATGGATTTATCtgcatttatataaaaaaaaaatggttacaaAATACAATGAGAAGCTTTTGTTGTTTACTACTCAATGCCTTTAAATTGCTTGGTCAAATACACAATGGAAATGCTTGCTCTCATCTTCAAACCGGCTCCACCAGATTTTATTATGACAGAGCAAATTACAACctttacactaaaaacacaaagaaagtgTCCGTCTGTCTTTTGCGGCCAAGTAAAACATCTAACTAAATCAACACTGTGCACAGTGAAGTGCCGCCGCCGCAGTCACTGAGTTTATTCACTGCCTCCAGCATGTGCCTCAGCAGTCATGCCACTTGGAGGAAAAACAACTTTTCTCTGTAACAGTGCGAGCGGAATGCCCCACTATTTTGCTCCTCTGAGGACTATAATATCTGAGTGCCCTGGACTGTTGTCATCAGGGGAAAGTAATGGCACGAAGCCAAGTGCATGACGTCCATTACCGGAGAGATGATAATCAACGTCAAGCGTCATTTATCTATCGACAGCTTCAAAACTTCAACAATAGATAGCTGTCACTCGGATAATTCgagcaaataaacaaacagtgtTTTACCCTGACGTACATTTAATCCAATTGTCATGATTCACTCTGATTTGATTAGATGTGATAAAATGTGATAGGATTAAAATGAATGGCTGGTATGCATCTTTGTATATGTATGAGATCCCTGTCCTTTTCCTTTTATTAAGAAATTctgtgaaaatgtttttattttattttctttatttttagatcAGTTAAGAaattataaacaataaaacattgttGATTTCCCACTTTTTTATCAGTCAGAGAAAATGTAGGAAAACaaaacaggagaaaataaaagaaaaatggacTTGGTGTGTCACATGTTTGCAAGTTCCAGGTTAATTTAAGTATTTATGATTGCAAATCACAGCTATGACCCAACTGGTTTCTAAGGAggttattttaattgttatttagaAATTACAAATTTTTGCCTTATGATCAAGGAAAGTGAATACTCTAGCCCACAtgtttcaaactcaaggctcgggggccaaatccggctcttgagagcatccaatgtggcccgtaggagaaaataaagatatttattatgtaaatgacaaaataagcctctccaaaatcacacatttaatAAATATCTGTAGGGCTTACAGTTTTTTCaagcttatatcacatgatggcagtcatttttaatcacaaactaGTAAATGAACAactgaaaaaaagagaaaaaaaatactgctaTTTCCCAAAAAATtgctctaaattacacaaaaatttgcCAAAAATGTGAAGTAAATTTAAATACCTGTCACTTAATTCTTGGATATCGTCGTCGCTTTACATATTCAAATATCATGTATATGTGGAAGTGGGAACTCGGGCACATTAACATGTGTAAAAAATGcttctcctttttttcctctggagatcaaactggtccttaATCAGTCCCTGAACTAAACTGAGTTTGAAACCTCTGCTCTAGCCTCTTGCTTTAGTTAAATCTGAACTACTGATCGACTCACTCAGTTTGTGAAACTATAATCTCAGCTTCCGTACCGTGAAAAGGTATCCGTGACCGCCGGTTGGAGCTGCAGGGCAGCGCGTtgatgctgttgttgttgttgctttgcgATGTGGACACGGCGGCTGTGACCACGGCGGCGAGCGCCTGTCCGGTAGTGATCTGTGTGGCTCGGCCTTCCAATTTGACGTCTCTAAAGGGCGCTCCCCAAAGCTGCGAAATAGGCCGTGACATGtcttcctcctcatcatccATCCGACGCCTCAGCGGTAAACTCCCTGAaggaaaaagaggagaagaaaacTTTAGAACCGTGTATCAGGTGCTGTATTTGCAGGACTTTATCTGCTTCAAAGTAggactgggcgatatatcgagattcaagacatatcgagttttctgttttggcaatatagaaaattacaatatcactgtattcaatataaatatattttttatagcttttttttttttttaaaaccacttgttttaggagttgctgctttcactacaccccagaatcaaaaatcaaaaagtacactaattttttatttataatacgggctctgcactatgtaatagtgtattcattcagttagcctttggtgaATTGAATTGTACattgggttatttatttatttatttttattaattctgaTTATAATTCTAATTAAAAGCTTCATTTTGAACTGTAAACTGTatacatgttgtttttgtttaaaagtagtgtaataaaaacaaataataaagaattgtgattataatcgtgattacaatattgatcaaaataatcattttggccataatcgtgcagctctaGTTCTAACCCAGAACTTCCCCTAAAgcaaaaagtggcacattttgtgcaactgtttattaataaatgtgcctgtgtggcattttgaatcagcaaatttaaccctggaTTGTCTTCCTGATCAgaattcatttgaattaaaattattgagatttatatcgtatatcgcccattttgagaaaaatattaagatatgagttttggtacATATCACCCAGCCAATCAAATGCAAGCAAAGTGATATTCACTTTTTCTGCCCCGTGATGAGCAGCGACAGCAGCCAAACCTATAGAAACACCTGTTATTCTGGACCTGGTGGACAGCTAAAAATACTGCAGCAGGTCTGCAGGCCTCCCACAGCAGATTGAGCCAGGCTGTCCCTGATATTGTGCTAAACTCGGTGCCAAATATCCACCGGGAGAGGCATCTTTTTCCTCCGAATCACCTTCATCCAAGCATCGTGCCACCCAGCTGTGCACATTCAGGAGATTAGCTTCACGCTGCAGCAACATTAAGACCTTCACTCATCATTTACAACCTCCAAAAACCACACGCGAGTGCTGTTGAGGCTTCTCATCCACAACAACAACCAGGAAATCTGTCAGTGATATTTCAGTGAAACTGGCATCTATCGGGTCAGACTGTCACATGTGCCGCACCTGATTCACCGCATAATAAGtttcacccccccacccccacccaccctCTGCAGCTGAACAGAAACGCACACCTCTGACTTGTTGGCAGCCGTCCTCTGTGGGTATCATTTAAGTCAGGAGTGCctgcgtttttttttcttcttttgttctcCAAAGTGCAGACAAACAGGCTGCTCTGTCAAATGTAACAGTTGAAAGCTGGATACACTGGTATTGTGTTTACCACAGTGACAGCCCCAGTTTCTCTTTGCAATGATGTCATATCACGTGAAGGCAAAAGGTAGAAACTACATGTTGAACAGTTGTGGAAAAACACTTGACTTTCCACAGCTTAGGAGTCACATGATAATTACATAATATAACCTGCTTACCTTTAAACTATTAGTTTAACATGTGGTGTCTAGGGGTGTACATTGctatgaatctgacgatacgattcactgTTTGCatgatatatcccaatactaaacaatgcaatatatcaataattggtattaaatacaatttgtttaatttttttttttaaccttacgAGAACAAGTATATAAATGGTAaccaactgtaattcaagtaccaatatcaaaaacaagtggtatgtttatcaaactgttgaattacatttttcaaaaaagtttaacttttgcttctacaacagattctgaatcAGTTAAGTTGTTAAATtctaaaatgaacaaacaatGGAAATTAATTGTACAATGTTGGAATTCAAACACATCTCATTTGTATTAACTTCTGCCTGAGGCGAGATGAGTCGTGAATTAATTAATGCTTTGCAGGCAGTAGAAGCACCACAACAACTActgacacactgtgtgtgtgtgcatcaagTTACACTAAGATCAAATGGGCACTTGTGTGTCAGTGGCTTTGCAAGCCCTGTCTTGAATTTTCCTCTAGCAGCAGCCATCAGAAGTCTGGCAATATTGCCATAGTATCagacacataaaaaacaaacagactgGGAGACACATAaagctgcaacacacacacacacacacacacacacacacacacacacacacatgcacgaaTGCCTGGGGCTGCAGGGCTGGCCCTGGCAGTCACCTCAGAGGTTGGTCATAGGCTCAGAGCTCCAGCAGAGACTGGCTCCCTCTGCTGCACCATCTGTGCACGGACATGCATGGGCTTTGGCTGCGGGGCTCAGCTGTTGGACCAAGGGCTCCACATACAACCTCCAACTCACCTACCAGTATTTCAATATCTACTTAGTTACTacattcttaaaaaataaaatatgcatgGAGTCTAATTTAATTTTTCCTCCCAtgtaaacaataacaacaacacaaaagcacaacagtTTGTTTGCAAGCGGCTTGTTGCCAGTTCCTCCGGTGAAAACACCGAGAGATGCGCCGCGCTTTGTCCGCACCGGGAGCTCATCTTCCCGGGTGACCCCGCGCGTCAACCCGGCAACCATCAGGTGGAAGCCACAcaacttttaattattattaataatattttattttaagtggaTATTGGTTTCAAATATGTCAACAAATGAACACATGGCCGTGTAAAGTTGCCATTGCAAACCAATTtatttgttgtcaacaactgaAAATTCAGCTttcctcgttttttttttttttatatatatatataaataaataaatatcccGCATGTGCATTTGTTTTCGAAAGGAAACATAATAACACCTTCCATATAATGCTCACAGAAGTTATTAAAAAGCTATAATAAACTCACGATATGGCAGTTTTCCACTCATACATTTGTAACAC encodes:
- the LOC114457947 gene encoding uncharacterized protein LOC114457947 translates to MQRGILHYSHHHSQQAAREQRVVNIPPTTTENASTGGSLPLRRRMDDEEEDMSRPISQLWGAPFRDVKLEGRATQITTGQALAAVVTAAVSTSQSNNNNSINALPCSSNRRSRIPFHGNAGLRSHFPAQFEPMEDRGQSQIEEEEEEVARREENNRMAERPGEQAELSVEVQIGRKLREIGDKFHLDHVEPLMRHQRPNLPVWMRLTMALFGFWFPREAFLPRLQGQQR